One window from the genome of Salvia splendens isolate huo1 chromosome 9, SspV2, whole genome shotgun sequence encodes:
- the LOC121748285 gene encoding auxin-responsive protein SAUR20-like — protein sequence MAMRQMLRRSLSSERRSASSRNEVSKGHVAVYVGESDKKRFVIPLSYLNHPSFQELLFQAEEEFGFNHPMGGVTIPCNEDLFIDVVSAFSRT from the coding sequence ATGGCCATGCGACAAATGCTGAGACGGTCTTTATCTAGCGAGAGAAGATCAGCTTCATCAAGAAATGAGGTTTCAAAGGGCCATGTTGCTGTCTATGTAGGGGAGAGTGATAAGAAGCGTTTTGTTATTCCATTGTCGTATTTGAACCACCCTTCATTTCAAGAATTGCTGTTTCAAGCTGAGGAAGAATTCGGGTTCAATCATCCCATGGGCGGCGTCACCATCCCCTGCAATGAGGACTTATTCATTGACGTCGTCTCTGCCTTCAGCAGGACATGA
- the LOC121747035 gene encoding RNA pseudouridine synthase 7-like, with the protein MKRKRSQPDDTMDIVWQTPANPPQRQDYLFRDGVRYVRPYYFEFISHAKNRWAGKTIVDLFADEFKGRPRDYYVSAVKTGRIQVDGQKIPISYVVQPSQKISHFLHRHEPPVMAMDIQIIHTEPDVVTVYKPATTPVHPCGQYRKNTVVGILQAEHDLAPLFPIHRLDRLVSGLLIIARSASKADSFRQQIESGEVKKQYIARVTGVFPEDEQVADVNVNYNAREGRSTVEVENGPTGKSSAKGKSACTKFTRVSTNGTQSIVLCEPITGRTHQIRVHLQYLGHPIANDFLYLSESVPHRSIGGLSADRAAANPGLLLKVNHCEINESGSEDECAEDFNIDPMCTNCPDLPPKGYDIHEAGLWLHCIRYSGPDWTYECPYPKWASLS; encoded by the exons ATGAAGAGAAAGAGGAGCCAACCAGACGACACCATGGACATCGTCTGGCAAACTCCCGCCAATCCTCCTCAACGCCAAGACTACCTTTTCCGCGACG GAGTAAGATATGTCAGGCCCTACTATTTCGAGTTCATTTCGCAT GCAAAGAATAGATGGGCGGGGAAGACGATTGTCGATTTGTTTGCGGATGAATTTAAAGGCCGACCTCGCGATTACTAT GTGTCTGCAGTGAAAACTGGACGCATACAAGTTGATGGTCAGAAAATTCCTATATCATATGTAGTTCAGCCATCCCAAAAAATAAGCCATTTTCTGCATAG GCATGAACCACCAGTTATGGCTATGGATATCCAGATTATCCATACAGAACCAGATGTTGTAACTGTTTACAAGCCTGCAACAACTCCT GTGCATCCATGTGGACAATATCGGAAGAACACAGTTGTTGGTATTCTTCAAGCAGAGCATGACCTGGCACCCCTATTCC CAATTCATCGATTAGATCGCTTGGTCTCTGGACTTCTTATCATAGCTAGAAGTGCTTCCAAGGCCGATAGTTTCAGACAACAG ATTGAATCAGGAGAAGTCAAGAAACAGTATATTGCAAGAGTGACAGGAGTTTTTCCCGAGGATGAG CAAGTTGCTGATGTCAATGTCAACTATAATGCCCGAGAAGGAAGGAGTACGGTTGAG GTAGAAAATGGTCCAACTGGGAAGAGTTCTGCGAAAGGGAAGTCTGCTTGTACCAAATTTACTAGAGTTAGTACCAATGGAACACAAAGCATTGTTTTATGTGAGCCAATCACCGGCAGGACACATCAG ATACGTGTTCATCTGCAGTATCTGGGGCATCCCATAGCTAATGACTTTCTCTATCTATCGGAAAGTGTTCCTCATCGTTCTATTGGAGGATTGAGTGCTGATAGAGCTGCAGCAAACCCAGGACTTCTCTTAAAGGTCAATCATTGTGAGATTAATGAGTCTGGTTCTGAAGATGAGTGCGCTGAAGATTTCAACATCGATCCTATGTGTACCAACTGCCCAGATTTGCCACCCAAAGG ATATGATATACATGAAGCAGGTCTATGGCTGCATTGTATTAGATACTCGGGCCCTGATTGGACGTACGAGTGTCCATATCCAAAATGGGCATCTCTTAGTTag
- the LOC121748286 gene encoding auxin-induced protein 15A-like, which translates to MAVRQILRRSLSNERRSAEVPKGHVAVYVGDNEKKRFVIPVSYLNHPSFQELLFQAEEEFGFNHPMGGLTIPCSEDLFVDFISGFSRR; encoded by the coding sequence ATGGCCGTTCGCCAGATTCTAAGACGGTCGTTGTCCAATGAAAGAAGGTCGGCTGAAGTTCCAAAAGGGCACGTTGCCGTCTATGTTGGTGATAACGAAAAGAAGCGCTTTGTGATTCCAGTCTCATACTTGAACCATCCTTCATTTCAAGAACTGCTGTTTCAAGCTGAGGAAGAATTTGGGTTCAATCACCCGATGGGCGGCCTAACCATCCCCTGCAGCGAGGACTTATTTGTAGATTTCATATCTGGTTTCAGCAGAAGATGA
- the LOC121747053 gene encoding bidirectional sugar transporter SWEET10-like: protein MADLAFVFGLLGNIVSFMVFLAPIPTFYQIYKKRSTAGFQSLPYIVGLFSAMLWMYYAFLKPDTTLLITINSVGCFIQSAYICFYLVFASKDTRIQTVKLILSLNVVGFGLVLFLTQFFANESNRGSIVGWICLVFSLCVFVAPLGVVRQVIRMKSVEYMPFLLSFFLTLSAVMWFFFGLLRKDYNIAIPNVLGFSFGVIQMVLYLMYKNAKEGGVQVPEVVEVKIEKISELKEQIIDVVKVGGMTLEIIPLGADGGIIVGGDKTCSPE from the exons ATGGCTGATTTGGCTTTTGTTTTTGGCCTTTTAG GGAACATTGTGTCGTTCATGGTCTTCCTTGCTCCAAT TCCCACATTCTACCAAATCTACAAGAAAAGATCAACTGCAGGCTTCCAATCCCTCCCGTACATCGTGGGATTGTTCAGCGCTATGTTGTGGATGTACTACGCGTTTCTGAAGCCCGACACCACCCTCCTCATCACCATCAACTCGGTCGGCTGCTTCATTCAGTCTGCATACATCTGCTTCTACCTTGTTTTCGCCTCCAAAGACACTAGG ATTCAAACCGTGAAACTGATTCTCTCGTTGAACGTGGTGGGATTCGGACTAGTTCTATTCCTAACTCAATTCTTTGCCAATGAATCAAACCGCGGCAGTATTGTTGGATGGATTTGCCTTGTTTTCTCCCTCTGTGTGTTCGTCGCGCCTCTAGGCGTTGTG AGACAAGTGATAAGAATGAAGAGCGTGGAGTACATGCCGTTTCTTCTCTCGTTCTTCTTAACCCTAAGCGCGGTCATGTGGTTTTTCTTTGGGTTGCTACGCAAAGACTATAACATTGCT ATTCCTAATGTTCTGGGATTCAGCTTCGGGGTGATTCAAATGGTGCTTTATCTGATGTACAAAAACGCGAAGGAAGGAGGCGTGCAAGTGCCTGAAGTAGTAGAGGTTAAAATAGAGAAGATTAGTGAATTGAAGGAACAGATCATTGATgttgttaaggtgggaggaatgacTTTGGAGATTATTCCTTTAGGCGCGGACGGAGGCATTATCGTTGGAGGGGATAAAACCTGCAGCCCGGAATAA